In Sphingobium amiense, a genomic segment contains:
- a CDS encoding conjugal transfer protein TraG N-terminal domain-containing protein: protein MVEIFTVGGGDYLVNVFQAVAAWTGNGGYKSLLQVVMVMGLGLSALTLAFNQDWRAWINWFLGATLIYSCLMVPRLDVHVTDRLNPSLAPANVSNVPLGLALMASFTSQVGDYLTGSAEVVFGLPGDLNYSKNGMIYGARLYDATRSLRISDPEFAANLDEHFRQCVFYDVLLGRYSMKELAETGDIWATIAPGSQARAQRFLSRDATTGQVSSNIVTCREAYDTLNAQWAGLVDAMGSVFGRQLYPNQTAALAKAKLFADLPVAYQYLTGVSENATEIFKQTLTINAMSQAMHSMSGGSGAGNVDVYAQTRADIQTERTYGSIASNAMKWVPLLNVVLTVLFYALFPVLFPLFLLPKTGPVALKGYVTGFFYLAAWGPLFVILHMMLMYKGAADMSAVTGSNGLSLASFTGMADVNSDIGLLAGYLIASVPFLAGGVAKGAMAISHHATSYLNPSQNAAEEAAREASTGNISLGNSSFENSSVLTRQFAQGTIAPSFTYGAPQTRTFSDTGSMTTSFPDGSYDQIPTSSYPFTPTLGQEFTARLSTMASQARANSETYANVATESTTSAVTKFRELRDQFSRGASFESATGTSNSDSIQTAFSEVDQASTNLQQQFGLSRRAADDISTAWFLGGEAGAKAGISNGVLSGSIGAKGGGTRTWTDSDIGIASEDRSRIFGSLSQMSDSRNWSSTRDGFVRSVSTASSSSISSTASGMNASLTEAQSFTIEARRAEELANRLESQASFFEGNSAAGNLNLSQAYREWGLAEIESNRDYYGNARFDDVTFQLSPEGQALQAKFVESYAEQLRDGIDDRLVLATGLPVSRPVISSAGSVRSRAQTDGGGSGSVPRVGAGDLHEEVQRAQAVGRQRISGPTGRLDAVTKGAQGASAEAADEVKEW, encoded by the coding sequence ATGGTCGAGATTTTCACGGTCGGCGGCGGGGACTATCTGGTCAACGTCTTCCAGGCGGTCGCCGCCTGGACCGGCAACGGCGGTTACAAGAGCCTGCTCCAGGTGGTGATGGTAATGGGGCTGGGCTTGTCTGCCCTGACCCTTGCGTTCAATCAGGACTGGCGCGCCTGGATCAACTGGTTCCTCGGCGCAACGCTCATCTACTCTTGCCTCATGGTGCCGCGGCTCGACGTCCATGTGACCGACCGGCTCAACCCCAGCCTTGCGCCTGCCAATGTCAGCAATGTGCCACTGGGCCTGGCACTCATGGCGAGCTTTACCAGCCAGGTGGGCGATTATCTGACGGGCTCGGCCGAGGTGGTGTTCGGCCTGCCGGGCGATCTCAACTATTCGAAGAACGGCATGATCTACGGCGCGCGGCTCTACGATGCGACCCGCTCCTTGCGGATTTCCGATCCCGAGTTCGCTGCCAATCTCGACGAGCATTTCCGGCAATGCGTGTTCTACGACGTCCTGCTCGGCCGCTACTCGATGAAGGAGCTGGCGGAGACAGGCGATATCTGGGCGACGATAGCCCCGGGCAGCCAGGCTCGGGCGCAAAGGTTTCTGTCCCGCGATGCGACCACGGGCCAGGTGAGCTCGAACATTGTCACCTGCCGCGAGGCATACGACACGCTCAATGCGCAGTGGGCCGGGCTGGTCGATGCGATGGGGTCGGTGTTTGGCCGTCAGCTCTATCCCAATCAGACGGCCGCGCTCGCCAAGGCGAAGCTCTTCGCCGATCTGCCAGTCGCCTATCAGTACCTGACCGGCGTCTCGGAGAATGCGACCGAGATCTTCAAGCAGACGCTGACCATCAACGCGATGAGCCAGGCCATGCACTCGATGTCCGGCGGCAGCGGCGCGGGCAATGTCGACGTCTATGCCCAGACCCGCGCCGACATCCAGACCGAGCGGACCTATGGTTCGATCGCGAGCAACGCGATGAAGTGGGTCCCGCTCCTGAACGTCGTGCTGACCGTGCTGTTCTACGCCCTCTTCCCGGTGCTTTTCCCGCTGTTCCTGCTCCCTAAGACGGGGCCGGTCGCACTCAAGGGCTATGTGACGGGCTTCTTCTACCTCGCGGCCTGGGGGCCACTGTTCGTGATCCTCCACATGATGCTGATGTACAAGGGCGCGGCTGACATGAGCGCGGTTACGGGCAGCAACGGCCTCAGCCTTGCCAGCTTCACCGGGATGGCCGACGTGAACAGCGATATTGGCCTGCTGGCAGGCTACCTCATCGCCTCCGTCCCGTTCCTGGCAGGGGGTGTGGCCAAGGGCGCCATGGCAATTTCGCACCACGCGACGAGTTACCTCAACCCGAGCCAGAACGCGGCGGAAGAAGCGGCCCGAGAGGCGAGCACAGGCAATATCTCGCTCGGCAACAGCAGCTTCGAAAACTCGAGCGTCCTCACGCGTCAGTTCGCCCAAGGCACGATTGCTCCGAGCTTCACCTATGGTGCACCGCAGACGCGAACATTCAGCGACACCGGCTCGATGACCACAAGCTTCCCGGATGGCAGCTACGATCAGATACCGACCTCCAGCTATCCCTTCACGCCGACGCTGGGCCAGGAGTTCACGGCGCGCCTTTCGACGATGGCATCGCAGGCCCGCGCCAACAGTGAGACCTATGCCAATGTCGCGACGGAATCGACAACCAGCGCCGTCACGAAGTTCCGCGAGCTCAGGGACCAGTTCAGCCGAGGCGCATCCTTCGAGAGCGCGACCGGCACCTCGAACTCCGACAGCATCCAGACTGCATTCAGCGAAGTCGATCAGGCATCGACCAATCTGCAGCAGCAATTCGGGCTGTCCCGCAGAGCGGCCGATGACATCTCCACGGCCTGGTTCCTCGGTGGCGAAGCTGGGGCAAAAGCCGGAATTTCAAATGGCGTGCTCTCTGGGAGCATTGGAGCGAAGGGCGGTGGGACACGCACGTGGACCGACAGCGACATCGGCATCGCTTCGGAAGACCGTTCGCGGATCTTTGGGAGCCTGTCCCAGATGTCTGACAGCCGCAATTGGTCGAGCACCCGCGATGGGTTCGTTCGCTCGGTCAGTACCGCATCAAGCTCGTCGATCTCGAGCACCGCAAGCGGCATGAATGCCTCTCTGACGGAAGCACAGAGCTTCACTATCGAGGCTCGCCGAGCCGAGGAGCTTGCCAATCGTCTTGAGAGCCAAGCGTCTTTCTTCGAGGGAAACAGCGCTGCAGGCAATCTCAATCTGTCCCAAGCCTACCGAGAATGGGGTCTTGCCGAGATCGAAAGCAACCGCGATTATTATGGCAACGCTCGGTTCGACGACGTGACATTCCAGCTCAGTCCGGAAGGCCAGGCATTGCAGGCAAAGTTCGTTGAAAGTTATGCCGAGCAGCTTCGCGACGGGATCGACGATCGCCTCGTACTCGCCACCGGACTGCCCGTATCCCGACCGGTCATTTCAAGCGCGGGCTCAGTCCGCAGCCGGGCACAGACCGACGGCGGGGGTTCCGGTTCAGTGCCCCGCGTGGGAGCCGGCGATCTCCATGAAGAGGTGCAAAGGGCTCAGGCGGTCGGTCGCCAAAGGATCAGCGGACCCACCGGACGCCTCGACGCCGTTACAAAGGGAGCCCAAGGCGCCAGTGCAGAGGCAGCGGATGAAGTGAAAGAGTGGTGA
- the trbC gene encoding type-F conjugative transfer system pilin assembly protein TrbC has translation MKTLPHLLVVASLSSLAALAGASAQTAEPDLDLAAIRARASAEANDAEALSANARARAETLAREARTSTEEAEVHARRYTREAAASSKPDPASTFDFDRMVADAGTMTSDGMGEAPRFMAFASLSMPPAALRAMIDDVAKAGGIVALRGLPGNSAKALTAALAKVAKPGEQLDGVGIDPRLFRAFGIEAVPAYVVTSSDFDLCDGFDCRTQVPPHDRMSGNVSAAYALETFARGGGPGALLAAHHLARLERQVP, from the coding sequence ATGAAAACCCTTCCTCATCTCCTTGTAGTCGCTTCGCTTTCGAGCCTTGCCGCTCTGGCTGGTGCATCCGCACAGACAGCCGAGCCAGACCTTGATCTGGCGGCCATCCGGGCGCGGGCCAGCGCCGAGGCCAACGATGCCGAAGCCCTATCCGCCAACGCTCGCGCAAGGGCCGAAACTCTAGCGCGGGAGGCCAGGACAAGCACCGAAGAGGCCGAGGTGCACGCTCGCCGCTACACCCGTGAGGCCGCCGCAAGTTCGAAGCCTGATCCGGCCAGCACCTTCGATTTTGACCGGATGGTGGCCGACGCCGGCACCATGACCAGTGATGGCATGGGCGAGGCGCCGAGGTTCATGGCCTTTGCTTCGCTCTCGATGCCGCCAGCGGCGCTGCGCGCGATGATCGACGACGTGGCCAAGGCGGGCGGTATCGTCGCCCTGCGCGGGTTGCCTGGCAACAGCGCCAAGGCCCTAACGGCCGCGCTGGCGAAAGTCGCAAAGCCGGGCGAGCAACTGGACGGTGTCGGCATCGACCCGCGCCTGTTCCGCGCCTTCGGGATTGAGGCGGTTCCTGCCTACGTCGTGACCAGCAGCGACTTTGACCTCTGCGATGGTTTCGACTGCCGCACGCAAGTTCCGCCTCACGACCGGATGAGCGGCAATGTCAGCGCAGCCTACGCGCTTGAGACCTTCGCGCGCGGCGGCGGCCCTGGCGCTTTGCTCGCAGCCCATCACCTTGCCCGTCTTGAAAGGCAGGTTCCATGA
- a CDS encoding type-F conjugative transfer system protein TrbI, with protein sequence MKNILATSRLRGRLASINLTAVLVGAGMVGQTLWGVWATDKLLTLEKREVVTVQLSRIMGDFIEAEARAGRPPEETRQRVQAYLKAVEASVQKLGREGRTVLVAEAVVAGSTPDLTGSVRADVVRRMGALPNAAR encoded by the coding sequence GTGAAGAACATTCTGGCAACATCAAGGCTGCGCGGGCGGCTTGCATCGATCAATCTCACCGCCGTCCTGGTCGGCGCTGGCATGGTTGGTCAGACGCTATGGGGTGTCTGGGCGACCGACAAGCTGCTCACCCTGGAAAAGCGGGAGGTCGTCACGGTCCAGCTGAGCCGGATCATGGGCGACTTCATCGAAGCTGAAGCGCGCGCTGGCCGGCCGCCTGAAGAGACCAGGCAACGCGTCCAGGCCTACCTGAAAGCCGTGGAAGCCTCTGTGCAGAAGCTCGGGCGCGAAGGCCGGACGGTCCTCGTTGCCGAAGCCGTGGTCGCCGGGAGCACGCCGGACCTGACCGGGTCTGTGCGTGCCGACGTCGTGCGCCGCATGGGAGCCCTTCCCAATGCAGCCCGCTGA
- the traW gene encoding type-F conjugative transfer system protein TraW encodes MRLITLPICATALALAIAPQAMARDYGQHGTVWPVVEPDLLQQMHARLTQLEKTGETARLNEELKRRTIARVNRPEPVAGISLASAIRSWRFDPTITVERDIADDKGRLIIAAGTRVNPLDTVPLRAPLVFLDGDDPAQLAWATRRYASTKAKLILVRGAPLELMKARQRRFYFDQGGTLVKHFGIRAVPATVEQQGRALLITEQPVTPKERAQS; translated from the coding sequence GTGAGGCTCATCACCTTGCCCATTTGCGCGACTGCGCTTGCGCTTGCCATAGCACCCCAGGCAATGGCTCGCGACTACGGCCAGCACGGCACGGTTTGGCCAGTGGTCGAGCCGGACCTACTCCAGCAGATGCATGCCAGGCTTACGCAGCTCGAGAAGACCGGCGAGACCGCGCGTCTCAATGAAGAGCTGAAGCGGCGAACGATCGCCCGGGTCAACCGGCCTGAGCCTGTCGCAGGCATCTCCCTCGCCTCGGCAATACGCAGCTGGCGTTTCGATCCGACGATCACCGTCGAGCGCGACATTGCTGACGATAAGGGCCGGCTCATCATTGCCGCAGGCACGCGCGTCAATCCGCTCGATACCGTGCCGCTCCGGGCTCCGCTCGTCTTCCTGGATGGAGACGACCCGGCACAGCTTGCCTGGGCCACCCGTCGCTATGCCAGCACGAAGGCCAAGCTCATCCTCGTGCGGGGTGCGCCGCTCGAACTCATGAAAGCCCGCCAGCGGCGCTTCTACTTCGATCAGGGCGGCACGCTGGTGAAGCACTTCGGCATTCGCGCTGTGCCCGCAACGGTCGAGCAGCAGGGCCGCGCGCTCCTGATCACCGAACAGCCGGTCACTCCCAAAGAGCGGGCGCAATCATGA
- the traU gene encoding conjugal transfer pilus assembly protein TraU produces the protein MSRKHRLLSWLCGALLLTSLSVISSSPAQAAAGPGRCTGKFVNPITDICWSCLFPISIGGLKIWPSSRPDTNNPALPVCLCGLRPGIAMGFWEPVRLADVSMKPWCFVNLGGMKLDPGFDIGFKSMAGPSAVGGNTQYNSQWHVHWYAYPLIYWMEIVADFLCLESGSIDILYITEIDPLWQDSELTAIINPEAVLFANPLALAACAADCMAATAKLPTDELFWCAGCQGTMYPLNGNVSATIGHVQASRLALARFSYKLHRELVAWGTMGSKGLCGKYLMPVMRKQQYRFQATNPNPQTKGRYACAPIGASTTFMSAGQVYPAIGEDMGYLVWRKRNCCAL, from the coding sequence ATGAGCAGGAAACATCGTCTTTTGTCATGGCTTTGCGGAGCACTTCTGCTCACCAGCCTGAGCGTCATCTCCAGCTCGCCTGCCCAGGCTGCGGCCGGTCCAGGCCGATGCACGGGAAAGTTCGTCAATCCGATCACGGACATCTGCTGGTCCTGCCTATTCCCGATTTCGATCGGAGGCTTGAAGATCTGGCCGTCAAGTCGGCCCGACACCAACAACCCCGCTCTGCCGGTGTGCCTGTGCGGGCTGCGGCCCGGGATTGCCATGGGGTTCTGGGAGCCGGTCCGGCTTGCCGATGTCAGCATGAAGCCGTGGTGCTTCGTCAATCTGGGCGGGATGAAGCTCGATCCGGGTTTCGACATCGGCTTCAAGTCGATGGCCGGACCATCGGCGGTCGGCGGCAACACTCAGTACAACTCGCAGTGGCATGTCCACTGGTATGCCTATCCGCTGATCTACTGGATGGAGATCGTTGCCGACTTCCTGTGCCTCGAGTCCGGCTCGATCGACATTCTCTACATTACCGAGATCGACCCGCTCTGGCAGGACAGCGAACTCACCGCGATCATCAACCCCGAGGCGGTCCTGTTCGCCAATCCCTTGGCGCTTGCAGCCTGCGCGGCCGACTGCATGGCGGCAACGGCCAAGCTGCCGACTGATGAACTGTTCTGGTGCGCGGGCTGTCAGGGCACGATGTATCCGCTCAACGGCAATGTCTCGGCGACCATTGGCCATGTCCAGGCCTCGCGGCTCGCGCTCGCCCGCTTCTCCTACAAGCTCCACCGCGAACTCGTCGCTTGGGGGACGATGGGCAGTAAGGGGCTTTGCGGCAAGTACCTGATGCCGGTGATGCGCAAGCAGCAGTACCGCTTCCAAGCCACCAATCCCAATCCGCAGACCAAGGGCCGCTATGCCTGCGCGCCCATTGGTGCCTCCACCACCTTCATGTCGGCAGGCCAGGTCTATCCCGCCATTGGCGAGGACATGGGCTACCTGGTCTGGCGCAAGCGGAACTGCTGCGCGCTATGA
- a CDS encoding S26 family signal peptidase gives MQPADLSIRSASAPNFVQRLVLWGGLGAGALALSSLAAFAQGHALMINVSPSLPYWAIWVTRGAPVHRGDIILFDPPTSPLLVKHFGAEPKPFGKRVSGVPGDIVTERNRTYFVNGQAVAKAKLKSRLGEPLALGPTGRVPQGCYFVTSEHKDGFDSRYAAIGWICGPRILGVGRPIL, from the coding sequence ATGCAGCCCGCTGATCTCTCGATCCGCTCAGCGTCGGCGCCCAATTTCGTACAACGCCTCGTGCTTTGGGGCGGGCTCGGCGCCGGGGCACTGGCGCTCTCCTCGCTTGCCGCCTTCGCGCAGGGCCATGCGCTTATGATCAATGTGAGCCCCAGTCTGCCTTACTGGGCCATCTGGGTCACGCGGGGGGCACCCGTGCATCGCGGGGACATCATCCTGTTCGACCCACCCACCTCGCCTTTGTTGGTCAAGCATTTCGGGGCGGAGCCAAAGCCGTTCGGCAAGCGGGTGAGCGGTGTCCCGGGCGACATCGTCACCGAGCGAAATCGCACCTACTTCGTCAACGGGCAGGCGGTCGCTAAGGCCAAGCTCAAGAGTCGCCTTGGCGAACCCCTCGCGCTCGGACCGACGGGGCGCGTTCCGCAAGGCTGCTACTTCGTCACCAGCGAACACAAGGATGGTTTCGACAGCCGCTACGCCGCAATCGGTTGGATTTGTGGGCCGCGCATTCTCGGGGTCGGGAGGCCAATCCTGTGA
- a CDS encoding conjugal transfer protein TraN has protein sequence MKRLSLPVAGLCALLLTLTGPLHAQTTTDAAKADGKAFGRDKAASAQGAATTNPDASRIPNFGGTPSQSGYFDDPDRMSREAASQATTNTGYKAMRDSMDRRARFAPQDLDATIARSNVISDDPLAYTSGMAIGGSQGRCVPLPPASGTAARYMATCNVGYTATQETRTCPVTLTARVVQRQVYGYYCVGGSGVDPASVYNCNRYPAPQCTVTQSYPINLCDPYFGIYWGCNSGDLRVDLVSCTSPVEGATPYTVTGENVVTTTRDEGQCAGLAADSSCQQDTETCTDSDPVTRIVDGIAVTQPCWAWSRSYSCAQFTEAQDCQTLEATPGCKLVREDCLAGEPCRTWERVYDCPVPDQPGNTNQFICDGDVYCIDGSCETIQREANNEFKDAAVALNAMNQARREFDPDNLTLFKGTRESCSSKVFGVLNCCKGKGFPLIPGIQLLVALGCSREEMLLHQKDAQGLCAYVGTYCSSSFLGVCLTKRKVYCCFESKLSRILQEQGRQQLNKPWGKPKTEQCQGFTIDEFARLDLSKMDFSEVYAEFTDAARLPDELQATQDIQQKIEDYYARARQ, from the coding sequence ATGAAACGGCTATCCCTCCCTGTCGCCGGCCTTTGTGCGCTCCTGCTCACCCTGACCGGGCCGCTTCACGCCCAGACCACAACCGATGCCGCCAAGGCAGACGGCAAGGCTTTCGGGCGTGACAAGGCGGCATCCGCACAAGGCGCGGCGACGACAAACCCTGACGCCAGCCGCATCCCCAATTTCGGCGGCACGCCAAGCCAGTCAGGCTATTTCGACGATCCGGACCGGATGAGCCGCGAAGCGGCCAGCCAGGCCACGACCAACACCGGCTACAAGGCAATGCGGGACTCGATGGACCGGCGGGCCCGGTTTGCCCCTCAGGATCTCGATGCGACGATCGCGCGCAGCAATGTCATCAGCGATGACCCGCTCGCCTACACGAGCGGGATGGCCATTGGCGGCTCGCAGGGGCGCTGCGTGCCCTTGCCGCCGGCCAGCGGGACCGCGGCACGCTACATGGCGACCTGCAACGTCGGTTACACGGCAACCCAAGAAACCCGGACCTGCCCCGTGACATTGACCGCGCGGGTCGTGCAACGTCAGGTCTACGGCTACTATTGCGTTGGCGGCAGCGGGGTCGACCCGGCTTCGGTCTACAACTGCAACCGCTACCCCGCGCCGCAATGCACGGTCACGCAGTCCTATCCGATCAACCTGTGCGATCCCTATTTCGGAATCTACTGGGGCTGCAACTCCGGCGATCTGAGGGTTGATCTCGTCAGTTGCACGTCGCCGGTCGAGGGCGCTACGCCCTATACGGTGACCGGCGAGAACGTCGTCACGACCACGCGCGACGAAGGCCAATGCGCCGGCCTCGCGGCCGACAGCTCGTGCCAGCAGGACACCGAGACGTGCACCGACAGCGATCCGGTGACCCGCATCGTCGATGGCATCGCCGTGACGCAGCCTTGCTGGGCATGGAGCCGCAGTTACAGCTGCGCACAATTCACGGAGGCTCAGGACTGCCAGACGCTTGAAGCCACACCGGGCTGCAAGCTGGTGCGCGAAGACTGTCTCGCTGGCGAGCCCTGCCGAACCTGGGAGCGGGTCTATGATTGCCCGGTTCCAGACCAGCCTGGGAACACCAACCAGTTCATCTGCGACGGTGATGTCTACTGCATCGATGGCTCGTGCGAGACCATCCAGCGCGAGGCCAACAACGAGTTCAAGGACGCGGCCGTCGCCTTGAACGCGATGAACCAGGCGCGCCGCGAATTCGATCCGGACAATCTCACCCTGTTCAAGGGAACCCGAGAAAGCTGCTCGTCCAAGGTCTTCGGCGTGCTCAACTGCTGCAAGGGCAAGGGCTTCCCGCTTATCCCGGGCATCCAGCTGCTCGTGGCGCTGGGCTGCAGCCGCGAGGAGATGCTGCTGCATCAGAAGGATGCGCAGGGTCTGTGCGCCTACGTCGGCACCTATTGCTCGTCCTCGTTCCTTGGCGTGTGCCTGACCAAGCGCAAGGTCTATTGCTGCTTTGAATCCAAGCTCTCGCGGATCCTGCAGGAGCAAGGCCGCCAGCAGCTGAACAAGCCCTGGGGCAAGCCGAAGACCGAGCAATGCCAGGGCTTCACCATCGACGAGTTTGCTCGGCTCGACCTCTCGAAAATGGATTTCAGCGAGGTCTATGCCGAGTTCACCGACGCCGCCCGCCTGCCTGACGAGCTGCAGGCAACCCAGGACATCCAACAGAAGATCGAGGACTACTATGCCCGCGCCCGCCAGTAA
- a CDS encoding conjugal transfer protein TraF, which yields MPAPASKAAWRLLAACAIANSVCQFSLATAQPVASRTDAPPSAQSAERQDSFYCEERRLGYWFYCERPKTPEQNTPLPAPTASATSQLDAITATLRELKAKAILEPTPNNVTAYIRFQRAQLDRASLFSDVWQRAIWQDPELDYTLQRPVSTLGKRQWQDSRSAERNAAMAQLSERYGLFYFFAQSCGACEVMSPIVQSVASTWHIAVRAISTDGGPSRHFPNYTVETNQRSRMGLEPKVTPAVVLWDAQTGRPIPIGYGVMSADELQDRIYLLTSKEAGRDY from the coding sequence ATGCCCGCGCCCGCCAGTAAGGCCGCGTGGCGGCTGCTTGCCGCCTGCGCGATTGCCAATTCCGTTTGCCAGTTTTCTCTGGCGACCGCCCAGCCCGTCGCAAGCCGGACCGATGCGCCGCCCAGCGCACAATCGGCCGAGCGCCAGGATAGCTTCTATTGCGAGGAGCGGCGGCTTGGATACTGGTTCTACTGCGAACGTCCCAAGACGCCGGAGCAGAATACACCCCTGCCTGCGCCTACGGCCAGCGCGACCAGCCAACTTGATGCGATCACGGCGACGTTGCGCGAACTGAAGGCCAAGGCGATCCTGGAGCCGACGCCGAATAACGTTACGGCCTATATCCGCTTCCAGCGGGCCCAGCTCGACCGCGCGTCGCTCTTCAGCGACGTCTGGCAGCGGGCGATCTGGCAGGATCCCGAGCTCGACTACACGCTTCAGCGCCCGGTCTCGACGCTCGGCAAGCGCCAGTGGCAGGATTCGCGCAGCGCGGAACGGAACGCGGCAATGGCACAGCTCTCCGAGCGCTACGGCCTCTTCTACTTCTTCGCCCAGAGCTGCGGCGCCTGTGAGGTCATGTCGCCAATCGTGCAGAGCGTTGCCTCGACCTGGCATATCGCGGTGCGTGCGATTTCGACCGACGGCGGTCCGTCGCGGCATTTCCCGAACTACACGGTCGAGACCAACCAGCGCAGCCGCATGGGGCTCGAGCCCAAGGTCACGCCAGCGGTCGTCCTCTGGGACGCGCAGACCGGCCGCCCCATTCCGATCGGCTACGGCGTCATGAGCGCCGACGAGCTGCAGGACCGGATTTACCTCCTCACATCGAAGGAAGCTGGACGTGACTACTAG
- a CDS encoding conjugal transfer protein TraH yields MKRAVAALLAATLPLTLPLSGASADVGSSMDSFLNDVGGAANVNGPTAFQGQSAGYYSLGNVWTRFPQKTTNIANLQLPRARAGCGGIDIFAGSFSFINTSEIVAMLKAVANNAVGFAFSLAIDTVCPECSKIMQEFSQKAQLMNNLNINSCEMAQGLVGGIWPKGDLADKAICEAIGNSEGIFTDYAAAKHGCGTRGQRSSTTAQGSGKYDDVNPGVPRNYTWTILKKSAFFSPGGRFDEELAEYAMTLLGTIIYVPPKDDEPGKFVPIVGEASSTLVTSLLDGTSNGNVLIFDCDEPEKCLNPGFRSLSLPASKALRPRVAALIGGMVQAIRDDTAISAEQKELLQVASIPLYKILTVQAAYGRGMPTDDRETLAEIASVDLLFAVLDRIVSEAGRSMSSFIGADEAKIAMWQNQVNVVRQALADRQANTHLKVNAVLQIIEKTAFIENVLAASMSPGMAASLDWSRGVQSRALTH; encoded by the coding sequence ATGAAAAGAGCCGTCGCTGCGCTCCTTGCAGCCACCCTCCCCCTCACCCTTCCGCTATCTGGCGCATCGGCCGATGTCGGCAGTTCGATGGACTCGTTTCTGAACGATGTCGGAGGCGCAGCCAACGTCAACGGGCCGACCGCGTTTCAGGGGCAGTCTGCCGGCTATTACAGCCTCGGCAATGTCTGGACGCGGTTCCCGCAGAAGACGACCAACATTGCCAACCTGCAGCTGCCGCGCGCCCGCGCCGGTTGCGGCGGGATCGACATCTTTGCCGGGTCCTTCAGCTTCATCAACACGAGCGAGATCGTCGCGATGCTGAAGGCAGTCGCGAACAATGCCGTCGGCTTCGCCTTCAGCCTCGCGATCGACACCGTCTGCCCGGAATGCTCGAAGATCATGCAGGAGTTCAGCCAGAAGGCTCAGCTCATGAACAATCTCAACATCAACTCCTGCGAGATGGCGCAGGGCCTTGTGGGCGGGATCTGGCCCAAGGGCGACCTTGCCGACAAGGCGATCTGTGAGGCGATCGGCAACTCCGAAGGCATCTTCACCGACTATGCCGCGGCCAAACATGGGTGCGGCACCAGGGGGCAGCGATCGAGCACGACCGCGCAAGGCTCGGGCAAGTATGACGACGTCAATCCCGGCGTGCCGCGCAACTACACCTGGACAATCCTCAAGAAGTCGGCGTTCTTCTCGCCAGGCGGCAGGTTCGACGAAGAGCTCGCCGAATATGCGATGACGCTGCTGGGCACGATCATCTACGTGCCCCCCAAGGACGACGAGCCGGGCAAGTTCGTGCCGATCGTCGGTGAGGCATCGTCCACCCTCGTGACTTCGCTGCTGGATGGCACCTCGAATGGCAACGTCCTCATCTTCGACTGCGACGAGCCGGAAAAGTGCCTCAACCCGGGCTTCAGGTCGCTGAGCCTGCCAGCATCGAAAGCGCTGCGGCCGCGGGTGGCGGCGCTCATAGGCGGGATGGTTCAGGCCATCCGCGACGACACCGCGATCAGCGCAGAGCAGAAGGAACTGCTGCAGGTCGCGTCCATCCCGCTCTACAAGATCCTGACCGTCCAGGCGGCCTATGGCCGGGGTATGCCGACCGACGACCGGGAGACCCTGGCCGAGATCGCCAGTGTCGACCTGCTGTTTGCCGTGCTCGACCGGATCGTGAGCGAGGCGGGCCGCTCGATGTCGAGCTTCATCGGAGCTGACGAAGCCAAGATCGCGATGTGGCAGAACCAGGTCAATGTCGTGCGTCAGGCTCTCGCTGACCGGCAGGCCAACACGCATCTCAAGGTCAATGCGGTGCTGCAGATCATTGAGAAGACGGCGTTCATCGAGAACGTGCTGGCGGCCTCGATGTCGCCCGGAATGGCCGCATCGCTGGACTGGTCGCGCGGCGTCCAGAGCCGCGCCCTCACCCACTGA